atgtTGAcaatccttctttttttttttttttttttgccattaaAATAATAGGGATTTGAACACTGAAAAAAGTACCACTAAAATTACAAAGCTCTTAAATCAAACAATTATCTagtagattatttattttaaataattcgatatataatttattttgtataatatCATTCAGTCCTGCAGTCTATTCAAAACCAAAACTCTAAGGAATTTCGAAattatcaatataaaaataaaaaattttgacttaaaggaaaaaaaaaaagttatgaaaaatCGAATTTGTGTGCTAAGAGCCTTACattgttattgtattttttcttttacgtaGAGAACCATTATTTGAATTTCACTCCTCCATTCGGagtaaaaaaacatttttaaagaCAGGGTCAACCCAAGGCAACCCCCTCCACAAAAAGTTTATACTccttcagaaagaaaaaaaaaaaaaaaaaaaaaaaggctaagtcctcattataaaaaaaatataaaattaaaataaataaaaaaccccaaaatttgataagaataattaaaaaaaaaaaatggttgcggcaccttttttttttttttttttttttcataagtaaTGCTAGGAATTCTACAAATTTTACCATAAGTTTACAAATTGACATGCTACCAATGACAAAATAgaattgtggggcccggcccaaaacaaTGGGCTACCTAAACACAGGCCCGTCCGAAAAgcatcatgtccgaggagaagtcatagccaaaacgttattcaagcccaactaTGGTAAAAGAAActtgtccgaggagtaacatcTCCTCGGACGCCACGAAGTCCAGACCAAGAGCTCGCCCCTACCACTGcagctcatcctccaagcatataaaaagaataaaacccaaaatatctcatggaaagctgctaccgtcacattaaatgtgtcacaaccaccctcttggccgcattaatgaggaaaagacccctgaacagtactgccttggccactgcaactcataAGGGGatgataaaggtgtctgataggacaggtgctcaagtgggggcttagatgatcaacaagtgtaaggttcagataagaataatagagctatataatgtaatagagtccctcaaagaaagggacggaaaaaaaaactgtattcaTCACTCAAGAAATAAAATCTTCTGGGAAgtatccattctggtgtttttatccCTGCAACAATATTCTCCATATCTAAGGCCGACCAGGTTCACTAAGGCTAAGTTCTttcacccatcctctacaaacatttattgtgtgctgcgctttgggccagggcctgatcAAAAAAggtttgggccaggaaaatcgtgcaactacaagaATAATTCAAATCATTAATTatcttcctaaaaaaaatattcattaatGAAATTGTTGAAGTTGATCAATCATAATCATGTACCATACCAATTTGTGACTATTTTGTTATAGGTTTAGCATTTTCTTTCTTAGTTCTAATAAAGCCTCCAAAATACAAGATTAATAAAAACCTAATCCAATTGAAAATATATTGTACATGTGTTAGATCATCAATGATGACTAATCTCCCTAatagtttgaaattttaattttgtaaatcaATATCCTAAATGATTTCAACGTTATTTATCTATCTCTCAAATAAACACATACCAAATAAATTttatccctctctctctccctcttaacAGCaagatataaaattcaaaattatattacAATTGTACTTAAATATGCATCATTTTATATCTAAGATAAAGTAAGcctcttttttataaaataataaattatctttttttgcgttcaatttaatacttcaaccatgaaatttaattatatataattaaatttattttagttaatattaattcatcaaattatatatttaataaatcaaattaactttgatttggttttcatcaataaataaatttaattagttaatATTTAGGTATAATCCCCTTAAATTTTTGTCTTAGACTATTATGTGGAGCCGGCTTGcttaaagaaagaaattaaatgaAGAAATTAAACAGGGGCTCATTcctatccaaaaagaaaaaaaaaagaaaaaaaaaaaaaaaaggactcaattttatttatagagTGAGTCGAGTACAAAGGTTGGCCATAGCCATAGAATCCCAAAGAACTAAAGCACACACTCAAAGCAATATAAAGAGGTATAAATGATCAGcatcaaaaacaaacaaatccaaTCTCCCCTTGAATTGTTTTCTTTCAtctgtatgtatgtatgtatgtatgtatgtattaatGTATGTGTGTTCAGTTATCTTGGGAGAAGAAGTTGTTAATGGTAGGCATGACTTCCGGCGGGCGGGTACGAAGGAACTTGCGGAAGCCATGCTCGGCATATCTCATTCCTTCCTCTCTGTTATCAAGCACTGCCATTTTACGGTGAGCTTTGTTCACTCTGCAAATTAACAAAGCCATAAGAAAATAGATAATCCtgcataacaattttttttttatttttatcctaTAGTAAAAAATTCTGAGGGGCTGATATCAAATTCttgcaaattaaaatttatgttgTACCTGACATCAGGGTTTTGCAATACGTTCCTTACAAGCTGGAAGGTGCACAGACTAGTTACGAAGGTCATTGCAGCCAATAGTGGATAAACCTGAATCCACAAACAAaccaatattattaatttttaccttaGGCTAATATACACATCTGAAAAAAGCTATAAAAATAAGCTTGGGAATAGCCTACGAATAGACTACATCCACGTGACAGTCAACCTTGTACAAGGGTTTGTAGGATCAATTATTTGCACGTGCATGCATATTCAAGaactttttaattgaaattcacatctccaaatatttataataaagatatttaaaattcaaatcttctctatttctctattaatttgtaactattgaattgtcaaaaaaatttaaaagaataaatttaggATGCATAGTGTTTTAGAAGATTATGAACAGTATAATAATCACGCCTACAAGCTTCCAAAACACGAGGTAGCAATTATTACAAGAGAAACCTACTTTAGGATCAACAATAAGTGCTAGGTTATTTTAAAGATCTCTTAATCCAACAAAACTCACACAGCCAACAAAAGATAAACTTAAATCAAAAGTACTACAAATAATAGAAGAAACAGACCGGTAGGttggttctttttctttagacAAGGAATAGATTGATGTTATATACTATATActctaaatttcaaaaatatatttttgaatcaagtgatatttatgtatttaaaattaaaatttcaatacaaaaactcataaaatggACCTTTCAGCATTGATGTTTAGTGGccatgaaaatttatttatctCACTCACAccatcattatatatatatatatatatatatatatatatatatataataaaatgttttaaaaaattacaacaaaaagagaaCATAAAAAGTTTCGTATTAGCCATTACAATTTACAGCAATCAGGTTTAGCCTATGAGGTCAAGGGGTCAAATCAACTCAAtgaaatcaaaataatattaataataatagcCATGATTTGAGATTTAATTATTGGCCATGACATGATTGTATTAAATACTTACCTCTGGCCTCATCCAACGCCCCattagaaatattttctttcttctctattcCCTTCAAAATGTGTTGCAATGCTAGCTACTCTAAAGGTTTGTATTTCCAGGAAGATTATGTAATTTTTACCAAACAGTGTACTGAATTGAATATCTATGACTATgcctgtgtatatatatagggggAGATAAACTTGAAAACTCAGCCCAGGAGGAGATCAGATGAGACCAGCAAGATATGAACTGCCGGAAAAAAATTACTGTGGGCTGCATTAAACAGTTGACTTCACCCAAAAACCAGGTGCTCTAAGCCTCTTGTTTTCCATATCTGGAACttaattggaaactaatttATAGTCAAAGCAATAACCGTGTAATTTCGAGCATTGACACTTATGACCAGAATATTCCAATGATCCAATCCTATGGAGCACATCCAAATTGACAGCTATGTATGCTATGTATGGTAATGACAAAATTCTTTCCCACTAGGACACATTCAAAGCAATAACCGTGTAACAcatccaaaaaaacaaaaatttatttcgTGGATGGATTGGACTTTTCTTGTGAATtgacctttatttttattttaaatttatcttaAGCTTgtgaatttcattaaaaaaattaacgtAGTTGGCgatcaaaaagaataaaaataatagcaTAATAAGCCATGAGTTTTATGTTCTCAAGATATTTAAGGTTCatatcttctctttttttttttttgtaattatcgaattattttaacaaaattcgcaattattctaacaaaaaaagtgatgttaactTTTCAAAATCTATTACTTCAACAAGttgctaaaaaattatgaaatttattgtatttataaCAAAACTTTGCCCATTACCTGCCACAACAACGCCAACTCTAAGCTTAGGCCTAAGGCCCTCtcattgtaatattttttaactattaaaattgataaaacagtAGGAAAAATATTTGGTTGATTTCAAAAAGAGATGAGAGCAAAACGtacatataaaaatttaattaatagtttTACATCTCTATAAACAAGAagactttattaattttttttttttttttgttacatcGCTTGAATTTTTCTCCTTAAAGCCTTAAATTACATCAAACCAACACTGGTCATAATTAACGACAAGTTCTGcgcttcttttatttatttttggttgaataATAAGGAATTAATGTGGAATAAACATTGCAAGTTGCAACCCATTTATGTCTATATAATACTCTAATACTTATCTTCTTTTGGAGGGTTAGGTCTAAATTCTCTACACTTATCTTATATTCTATCTAAACggttttttaattcaattttttggatCAACTCCTAACTTACACCATGCTTGACAAAGtggagagagtgaaaaagaCAAAGAGTTTCTCTTTCAAAGCCTTTGGTTTGCAAATTTCAAGGGAGAACTCTGTCTTGTCTCTCAATTTACTTTAATTTGGGAGGTGAAAAAAATAGGGGACCCGGTGGAACACCACTCACTCCATTTTTATTTCTCCCCAATCAAACAAAGTATTTTACATTACTGGCTGCCTATAAATGTTTTGAGCTTTAATTGTTGTTGCGAAAGCATCATAGcaataatttgtttttgatgggTTAGAAATTATCACTTTCATTATTGGTTAATTAGGGTCTATAATCTCATGTATGCCCAAATATATTGGatagaaacaagaaaaaacctacaaatatatttatactataAATATCAAACATCGGATCCACACTACTTTTACTTTGAGGGTTGTCATGACTTGTGCCCAAATACGTAGTGCATGTGTAAAGTGTATCTAGTTGCCGCCAATTGCTAGGATTTCTTTAAGTATAATTAGTTATCTATATTTAGTATCTGTATTTAGTTGGTTTTTCCTTAGGTCCTATTATAAGAATCCTTGAGTCCTCTAACTTACAATAGGTCAAACAATGTCTCaaaccaataacaaaaatttgggAGTTCAGTTACTCGTGGAAAATGTGTTAGGACTTGCAACCTATGACGGCCAACCGAAATCACTACCTAATTATGATTATCTATTTGGGCCcttctataattttttactGCATTCCATGATATCATACATGCATCAAGACATCAAGAGTGACATGtggaaaaaattttgaaaatctttgtACCCACAAATAGCAAATGTCATGATGCACTCAAAATCTTGACGTAACTTTGTGCGGTCACGTTTTGGGGTTTAACTTAATCAACAAGATATTCTTTAGGGAATCTTTGGTTGGAGGTGGAATAGATGGATGAAAATTTAAGGAGAGAAAATAGGAGTGGAGTCCTTTGTGCTCCactatatactccacaaataaaaatatgccacatgtccatctaatttattaaatgctaaatttatgttttctattatttcaattacctaaatatgatgagttatttatttatttattttaggaaattaaaataatagaatgcataaatttagcatttaataaattagatgaacatgtggcatgttttaTATTTGTAGAGTATATAGTGAAACAGAAAGAGTGtaacagaagatttggacttaTAGGAGTGAGTGTTGTTTGGTAAGAAGAGAAAGGATGAAAAAATTTTGGTGACGCTCAGACATTTTCTCCCTTGATCCACCAAAAATTGATCTCTCCATTTCTGAGGGGAAACACAAGTGATTTAAATGCAACCATGTCAGTTACTTTTCTACCCGTCTTAAACGTTGTACATGCATATTttcaatgtttattttttatttttttttataacttttttcgTCCTTTTcgttttttgctttctttgtggtttgttctttttcagttttcactttctttcttttgtttattttattttatgttgtttatttatttttctttctttgtgtttgtttaGTATCAATCTTTGTGCTTTCCTTTTTATCCCTAttggtttattaaaaaaaatgtaataaatttaataacaaagagaaaaaaaagaatatgtataatgttttaatttttatataatattttataaattttaattgataaaataagtaatattttattaaaaaattatttcatatataattaaataaggatgtaagagtaaatttatactaactacattttctattttcccatttttcttctcaaccaaacaaatttttttttcattcctccaCTTTTTCACcactccaaccaaaaacaaatgaatgaaattaaaatctcttatatccttctacttttccatcctctctccATTTTCTATTCTTCAACTTTTCCATCTCCCTAACCAAACTGGCCCCCTTAAGCTCTTGTGGAGGCTCCACTCCAAAAAAAACCCTTGGGCTTCCTAGGATTTGTCCCCCTAAATTTATTTGTGTTCTTGATTGGGTACAACCTACAATGGGAGACCCCTGGAGTGGTTTTCTCAATGGTGGATTGTACCCTAGCCCAATTTGTTGTTAGATTGCTTTGCATTGGGCCCAGCTAAGGAGATTCCTAATTGCTGAATTACCCTTTTGAGATCTGAGCAAGATCTCTAAACCCTAAACTATGTTCTCACTTTCTCTCGTGTTATTCTCCCCCAATTTGATTTTCCTTCCCTCTTTTATACCCTCCCTTTGGTGGATCCCACATgataacaaaatatttcacaCATGTTGTGGGTCCTATCATTTTTAGGGTTTAAGTGGATCTTTGAGTCTGTAATACTATTTCGGCCTATCAAATCATTCATCAAGGGTGAGACCCTAAATCCTGACATTGGAAAGATCACCTAGTAATTTGTACCAGACACCAATTCTGTACTCGGCAATGCATCCATACTTGTGTTATTCTTTGTCCTCGACATGGCTAATCATCCTCGGTgggtagggatggcaatttttgcccGACTTGCGGATACCCGGTTTGACCCTAATGGGTCAGATTTTACTCGGTCTGATAAAAAatagggttgggtttgggttaaaaaaaaaaaaaaaaaaaaaaaaaaaaaaaaaaaaaaaaaaaaaaaactcaaagcGAGTTCGGGTTTTTACAAAAACCCGGCCCAACccggttatatatatacatagttaCTAAAATACCCTAAATGTATATATAGTTATAACCCTAAAATTTTCACAGTCTCACCTCACACTCTCATCTCTTTAGCCGCCTTTCAAGTCTTATCTCTTCAGCTTAACCTCTCACTCATCAACCTTACTCAGTTTCCACTCTCAATCTCAACTCAAGCATTCAAGCCTCATGCAAGCCCTCCCTCAAGCGACCAAGACAATCCTTGTCAACAAGCCCAGCCACAATCAAGCATCAAGCACCTCGCCGACAAGCCTAGCCACCATCACGAAACTCTCAACCATCGTGAACTACCCCTCACTCGTTACAGATCCACAACTGgatggatttgggtttttttcttttcgtgTTTTTGTCAGCAaaatttggttttgggttttgtttttgtgagccaaatttgttgggttttttttttttttttttttgtgtgtgttttgttgGTGGGATTTTTAGATTTGCTAATTTTATTTCTGGATTTGCAAAATTTCTGggatttgttggattttttgtaTAGATTGGTTTGTTAGATCTTGGCATCCGTTTGGATGCCAAGAAAATGTTCTATGatgatttgtgattttgggtttgtactgatttctttgtttgtgattttgggccgGGGCCCGCAAGCCCCGTGGGCTTCGATGGGGCGGGTTTGGgtgcaacaaaaaaaacccGTTTATTAAATGAGCCGGGTTCGAGTAACGGGTATAGACCTGTGGGTCGGGTCTGGGTATAAAGAAACCtggcccgaacccgacccgttgctaTTCCTATCAGTGGGGGCCTTAGTGGAATCAGCTTTATGGACCATATTCTCATAGCCAAATCCTAAAGGGCCAGACCCTACTTAGGGGCAAGCCTTTCCTGTTACCCCCACCACAGCTCTCATTTGTCAACTtggttgtattttgtttttgaaaacaatttgaaagaacttttgataaggaaaattgaaaatttgataagAGTTCTAGGTTTGGTCAATGAGGGCATGAAGGAGCGTATGCATGACATGTTGCAACATTTTGGAAAGTATGTTTGATTCACATATTCATACATGTGGTATTCACAAATCTTGTTGTTTATATACTTGCCTCACACCAGGAGACCCATGGACGAGTGATATTCACACGTCGCATGAGTAGGCCTCCAAGCTAGCCAAAATGCTACAAAAGGGCATGAATTGGTACAAATAATTAGGTCTTGTCGCATGTTAATTTACAAGTGGGTATTCACATTGCCTATTTTGGGTTGGTTAATCTTACCATTATGAATTCCTCCATAAGTGATATTCAAGTGGCTTATGGATGGTTCACTTGTTTAGATTGTACTAATTCAGTAACAACATGATATATGACATATATAATCATGCATCTACAAAAGGaaagataaatatataagaGCGCACTGTTAGTTAGAGTCCTCAA
This DNA window, taken from Quercus robur chromosome 2, dhQueRobu3.1, whole genome shotgun sequence, encodes the following:
- the LOC126714395 gene encoding uncharacterized protein LOC126714395 — its product is MGRWMRPEVYPLLAAMTFVTSLCTFQLVRNVLQNPDVRVNKAHRKMAVLDNREEGMRYAEHGFRKFLRTRPPEVMPTINNFFSQDN